In Anopheles gambiae chromosome 2, idAnoGambNW_F1_1, whole genome shotgun sequence, a single window of DNA contains:
- the LOC1278413 gene encoding 85/88 kDa calcium-independent phospholipase A2 isoform X5 — translation MLNAIQRLLGGDVPPNKVQEVKNESYINLPVLQRNESMRLFAPNPNSPDKKLVYEIILERPHSETINTSYSLYRATTQSAAEEKFEAFHQRLPELVKIVREMYNINGLQKLCDVLIDNPSWSLAHVVAFYNLTDYISNPSIIDFLDYAEYSEMMTPLQVAVKANNIEFVKALIQSNQCNLEHLDKNSNSVFHYAASTTKEMINMLTAKSTSNLNHCNTDGYTPLHLACLADKPDCVKALLLAGADTNKMARGAGTSYSKSIPSKPSSTGNVADFLVSNPNKLFTQDMKHGGTPLHWSSSREVLNSLIERGCDVNLVNFNGQTPLHVMVARDRLECVVALLAHDAEIDVVDNSGNTPLHIAVEKKLIPIVQCLVVFGADFNKPNKDGKTPRHLVGKDDSGSKDSMILYILHSVGAKRCPEKGSKCPPGCAAGGTYNGIPPAQPETTEQREHIQQVLARTTTKSHRNSVPSLISNTIRATIPEERERPEVKTVDVSQERKGASMMDALLSMFMSKVEAASKPTSPTSTSSSLKGGVNLLGDFDVGDEPMLTDEPAGPESPKTPTAECAGGSGQRTDSRPRSSCEAGASGESYNGRGRLLCLDGGGIRGLVLAQMLLEIENLAQTPIVHLFDWIAGTSTGGILALALGCGKTMKQCMCLYLRMKDQAFVGSRPYPSDQLETVLKEQLGEFTVMSDIKHPRLMVTGVMADRKPVNLHLFRNYEAASDILSIVTPSNNRGQPPPPPSEQLVWRAARATGAAPSYFRAFGRFLDGGLIANNPTLDAMTEIHELNAALHYIGRASEAVPVSVVVSLGTGLTPVVDLKEIDVFRPDSIWATAKVAYGISTISTLLVDQATASDGRVVDRARAWCSMIGVPYFRFNPQMSVDIGMDEKMDEPLINMLWEAKAYMHSNRKQVIELINLLK, via the exons ATGCTGAATG CAATCCAGCGATTGTTAGGCGGGGACGTTCCTCCTAACAAGGTACAGGAAGTGAAAAATGAGTCCTACATCAACCTGCCAGTACTTCAGCGGAATGAATCGATGCGACTGTTTGCTCCGAATCCCAACTCCCCGGACAAAAAGCTGGTGTACGAAATCATACTGGAAAGGCCCCATTCGGAAACGATCAACACGTCCTACAG ctTGTATCGAGCAACAACACAATCGGCAGCCGAGGAAAAATTTGAGGCCTTCCATCAACGTTTGCCAGAATTGGTAAAAATCGTTCGCGAG ATGTACAATATCAATGGTTTGCAAAAGCTTTGCGACGTACTGATTGATAACCCTTCCTGGTCCTTGGCACAcgttgttgctttttataATCTTACTGATTATATTTCGAATCCTAGTATTATTGATTTTCTCGACTATGCTGAATATTCTGAGATGATGACTCCATTGCAG GTTGCTGTTAAGGCGAACAACATTGAGTTTGTGAAAGCCCTGATACAGTCTAATCAATGCAACTTGGAGCATCTGGATAAGAACAGCAATTCGGTGTTTCACTACGCGGCTAGCACGACAAAGGAAATGATAAAT ATGTTAACAGCAAAAAGTACCTCCAACCTTAATCATTGCAACACCGACGGCTATACGCCGCTTCATTTGGCGTGTTTGGCAGACAAACCGGACTGCGTGAAGGCACTGCTGCTTGCCGGAGCCGATACGAATAAGATGGCCCGAGGAGCTGGAACCTCTTATAGCAAATCCATTCCATCGA AACCTTCTTCTACAGGTAATGTAGCCGATTTTCTTGTCAGCAATCCAAACAAACTGTTCACACAAGACATGAAACACGGCGGCACCCCGCTGCACTGGAGCTCCAGCCGTGAGGTATTGAACTCTTTAATAGAGCGTGGTTGCGATGTAAATTTAGTAAATTTCAACGGCCAAACTCCATTGCATGTGATG GTGGCACGCGACCGGTTGGAATGTGTCGTTGCGTTGTTGGCTCATGATGCTGAGATTGATGTGGTTGATAACTCTGGCAACACTCCACTGCATATTGCGGTAGAAAAGAAGCTTATTCCGATCGTGCAGTGTTTGGTGGTGTTCGGTGCAGACTTTAACAAACCGAACAAGGATGGTAAAACGCCCCGCCACTTGGTCGGAAAGGATGACAGTGGCTCAAAGGATTCGATGATTCTGTACATTTTGCACTCGGTGGGTGCAAAACGGTGCCCCGAAAAAGGTAGTAAATGTCCTCCAGGGTGTGCTGCGGGtggtacctataatggcatcCCACCGGCCCAACCGGAAACGACGGAGCAGCGTGAACACATCCAGCAGGTGCTGGCCCGAACAACTACAAAGTCACATCGCAACAGTGTGCCAAGTCTGATATCGAACACGATTCGTGCGACCATCCCCGAGGAGCGCGAACGGCCGGAAGTGAAAACAGTCGACGTCAGTCAAGAGCGTAAAGGCGCGAGCATGATGGATGCGTTGCTTTCGATGTTTATGAGCAAGGTAGAGGCTGCCTCTAAACCCACTTCCCCTACGTCCACGTCTTCTTCGCTAAAGGGTGGAGTGAACCTGCTGGGCGATTTCGATGTCGGCGACGAACCGATGCTAACAGATGAACCGGCCGGTCCGGAGTCTCCCAAGACACCGACGGCAGAATGTGCTGGTGGCAGTGGTCAGCGAACGGATTCGCGGCCCCGTTCGTCCTGTGAAGCGGGAGCTAGTGGCGAATCGTACAATGGGCGCGGCCGACTGCTCTGtctggatggtggtggtatcaGGGGACTTGTTTTGGCACAAATGCTTTTGGAAATAGAAAATCTCGCCCAAACACCCATCGTGCATCTGTTCGACTGGATCGCCGGTACCAGTACTGGGGGAATTTTGGCGCTTGCATTAGGATGCGGTAAAACCATGAAACAATGCATGTGTCTGTATCTGCGTATGAAGGACCAAGCGTTCGTCGGATCCCGGCCCTACCCAAGTGATCAGCTGGAAACGGTGTTGAAAGAGCAGCTGGGAGAGTTTACCGTCATGTCGGATATCAAACATCCTCGATTGATGGTAACGGGAGTGATGGCTGATAGGAAGCCGGTAAATTTGCATCTATTCCGCAACTACGAGGCCGCCAGCGATATTTTAAGCATCGTGACGCCATCAAATAATCGTGGacagccgccaccgccgcctaGCGAACAGCTGGTGTGGCGTGCAGCCCGAGCCACCGGGGCCGCACCGTCGTACTTTCGTGCGTTCGGCCGTTTTCTCGATGGTGGATTGATTGCGAATAATCCGACGCTGGACGCCATGACCGAAATTCACGAACTGAATGCCGCACTGCATTACATTGGTCGGGCATCCGAGGCAGTACCg GTGTCGGTGGTAGTGTCCCTGGGCACAGGATTAACACCGGTAGTGGATTTGAAAGAAATCGATGTGTTTCGTCCGGATAGCATATGGGCTACGGCCAAAGTGGCCTACGGTATATCTACCATCA GCACACTGCTGGTAGATCAGGCTACAGCATCCGATGGACGGGTAGTAGATCGTGCCAGAGCGTGGTGTAGTATGATAGGAGTACCGTACTTCCGGTTCAATCCGCAGATGTCTGTTGACATTGGAATGGACGAAAAGATGGACGAACCACTAATCAATATGCTGTGGGAGGCAAAGGCATACATGCACAGCAACCGAAAGCAGGTCATCGAGCTGATCAATCTGCTCAAATAG